Proteins encoded by one window of Bubalus kerabau isolate K-KA32 ecotype Philippines breed swamp buffalo chromosome 22, PCC_UOA_SB_1v2, whole genome shotgun sequence:
- the DPCD gene encoding protein DPCD isoform X3, with product MAVTGWLESLRAAEKTALLQDVRKWRVKSALGALGQWQIEVGEPALPGAGSLGPELITESSANPIFVRKDTKMSFQWRIRNLPYPKDVYNVCVDQKERCVVVRTTNKKYYKKFSIPDLERYQLPLDESSLSFAHANSTLIISYQKPKEVLVAESELQKELKKVKTAHSSDGDCKTQ from the exons ATGGCGGTCACCGGCTGGCTGGAGAGTCTGCGGGCGGCAGAGAAGACGGCGCTGCTGCAAGACG TGAGGAAGTGGCGTGTGAAGAGTGCCCTGGGAGCCTTGGGCCAGTGGCAGATTGAGGTGGGAGAGCCAGCACTCCCAGGAGCAGGGAGCCTGGGGCCTGAACTCATCACGGAAAGCAGTGCCAAT CCCATATTCGTGCGCAAAGACACCAAGATGAGTTTCCAGTGGCGAATTCGAAACCTCCCGTACCCTAAGGATGTTTACAATGTCTGTGTGGACCAGAAGGAGCGCTGTGTTGTCGTCAGAACAACCAACAAAAA GTACTACAAGAAGTTCTCCATTCCTGACCTAGAAAGATACCAGCTACCTCTGGATGAATCCTCGCTGAGCTTTGCTCACGCCAACTCCACCCTCATTATCTCT TACCAGAAGCCAAAGGAGGTCCTGGTAGCTGAGTCAGAGCTGCAGAAGGAACTGAAGAAGGTAAAGACAGCCCACAGCAGTGACGGGGACTGCAAGACTCAGTAG
- the DPCD gene encoding protein DPCD isoform X2 produces the protein MAVTGWLESLRAAEKTALLQDGRRKAHYLFPDGKEMAEEYDEKTNELLVRKWRVKSALGALGQWQIEVGEPALPGAGSLGPELITESSANPIFVRKDTKMSFQWRIRNLPYPKDVYNVCVDQKERCVVVRTTNKKYYKKFSIPDLERYQLPLDESSLSFAHANSTLIISYQKPKEVLVAESELQKELKKVKTAHSSDGDCKTQ, from the exons ATGGCGGTCACCGGCTGGCTGGAGAGTCTGCGGGCGGCAGAGAAGACGGCGCTGCTGCAAGACG GGAGAAGAAAGGCACACTATTTGTTCCCCGATGGGAAGGAAATGGCCGAAGAGTATGATGAGAAGACGAACGAACTACTTG TGAGGAAGTGGCGTGTGAAGAGTGCCCTGGGAGCCTTGGGCCAGTGGCAGATTGAGGTGGGAGAGCCAGCACTCCCAGGAGCAGGGAGCCTGGGGCCTGAACTCATCACGGAAAGCAGTGCCAAT CCCATATTCGTGCGCAAAGACACCAAGATGAGTTTCCAGTGGCGAATTCGAAACCTCCCGTACCCTAAGGATGTTTACAATGTCTGTGTGGACCAGAAGGAGCGCTGTGTTGTCGTCAGAACAACCAACAAAAA GTACTACAAGAAGTTCTCCATTCCTGACCTAGAAAGATACCAGCTACCTCTGGATGAATCCTCGCTGAGCTTTGCTCACGCCAACTCCACCCTCATTATCTCT TACCAGAAGCCAAAGGAGGTCCTGGTAGCTGAGTCAGAGCTGCAGAAGGAACTGAAGAAGGTAAAGACAGCCCACAGCAGTGACGGGGACTGCAAGACTCAGTAG
- the DPCD gene encoding protein DPCD isoform X1, whose amino-acid sequence MLLLCVKLCARADRKRHVSGVPIVVKKKKGRRKAHYLFPDGKEMAEEYDEKTNELLVRKWRVKSALGALGQWQIEVGEPALPGAGSLGPELITESSANPIFVRKDTKMSFQWRIRNLPYPKDVYNVCVDQKERCVVVRTTNKKYYKKFSIPDLERYQLPLDESSLSFAHANSTLIISYQKPKEVLVAESELQKELKKVKTAHSSDGDCKTQ is encoded by the exons ATGCTTTTACTGTGTGTCAAGTTGTGTGCTAGAGCAGATAGAAAAAGACATGTCTCAGGAGTTCCCATAgtggtcaagaaaaaaaaag GGAGAAGAAAGGCACACTATTTGTTCCCCGATGGGAAGGAAATGGCCGAAGAGTATGATGAGAAGACGAACGAACTACTTG TGAGGAAGTGGCGTGTGAAGAGTGCCCTGGGAGCCTTGGGCCAGTGGCAGATTGAGGTGGGAGAGCCAGCACTCCCAGGAGCAGGGAGCCTGGGGCCTGAACTCATCACGGAAAGCAGTGCCAAT CCCATATTCGTGCGCAAAGACACCAAGATGAGTTTCCAGTGGCGAATTCGAAACCTCCCGTACCCTAAGGATGTTTACAATGTCTGTGTGGACCAGAAGGAGCGCTGTGTTGTCGTCAGAACAACCAACAAAAA GTACTACAAGAAGTTCTCCATTCCTGACCTAGAAAGATACCAGCTACCTCTGGATGAATCCTCGCTGAGCTTTGCTCACGCCAACTCCACCCTCATTATCTCT TACCAGAAGCCAAAGGAGGTCCTGGTAGCTGAGTCAGAGCTGCAGAAGGAACTGAAGAAGGTAAAGACAGCCCACAGCAGTGACGGGGACTGCAAGACTCAGTAG